In Engraulis encrasicolus isolate BLACKSEA-1 chromosome 15, IST_EnEncr_1.0, whole genome shotgun sequence, the following proteins share a genomic window:
- the LOC134464269 gene encoding GTPase IMAP family member 8-like, which produces MDHKGGVPHIPDMRIVLLGGRSEGKSSSGNTILGRREFGTAGRTAECVKREGETAGRHITVVEAPGWWANPTVEQTPERDKGEIVLSVSLCPPGPHALLLVIRVDVSFTETHRRAVQEHMELLGERVWSHTIVLFTRGDCLGDTSIEQHIESGGEALQWVVEKCGNRYHVVDNKKSDGGQVTELLDKIEEMVAGNRGHHVDFDAEIMNGLMKRKKEEKRRAEERKMKVKKQRETLRSSAGGVSHIPDMRIVLLGRRYDGKSSSGNTILGRQEFGTAGRTAECVKREGETAGRHITVVEAPGWWKNLTVEQTPERDKGEIVLSVSLCPPGPHALLLVISVSESFTETNRRAVQEHMELLGERLWSHTILLFIAYGDWLGDTSIEQHIESGGEALQWVVEKCGNRYHVVDNKKSDGGQVTELLDKIEETVAGNRGHHVDFDANIINGLIKRKKEEKRRADERKMKVKKQRETLRSSAGGVPHITDMRIVLLGHRDAGKSSSGNTILGRQEFGTAGRTAECVKREGETAGRHITVVEAPGWWKNLTVEQTPERDKGEIVLRLSLCPPGPHALLLVIDVSLAFIETDRRAVQEHMELLGDRVWSHTILLFTCGDWLGVTSIEQHIESGGEALQWLVEKCGNRYHVVDNKKSDGGQVTELLDKIEEMVAGSSGERSMDFPLTFTDGQSEDSSRTESAYASSTSPPVSELTRRLETLSTASSTRSSGYGTAQREKAGSADSSSSMSPHSRVGGRGGITQPNPSSELTNAVVLNLF; this is translated from the exons GTGGTGTTCCACATATCCCTGACATgaggattgtgctgctgggaGGAAGATCCGAGGggaagagttcatcaggaaacaccatcctgggcagacgGGAGTTTGGTACTGCAGGgagaacagctgagtgtgtgaagagagaaggagaaacagcaggCAGACACATCACTGTAGTGGAGGCACCAGGATGGTGGGCAAACCCTACTGTGGAGCAAACTCCTGAACGTGATAAAGGAGAGATTGtcctcagtgtgtctctgtgtcctccaggaccccatgcTCTACTCCTGGTCATTAGGGTGGATGTGTcattcacagagacacacagaagagCAGTGCAGGAACACATGGAGCTGCTGGGTGAGAGAGTCTGGAGTCACACTATAGTGCTGTTCACCAGAGGGGACTGTCTGGGAGACACAagcattgagcagcacattgagagtggaggagaggctctgcagtgggttgtagagaaatgtgggaacaggtaccATGTTGTAGACAATAAGAAGAGTGATGGTggccaggtgacagagctgctggacaagatagaagagatggtggcaggaaACAGAGGTCATCATGTAGACTTTGATGCAGAGATCATGAATGgattgatgaagaggaagaaggaagaaaagagaagagcagaggagaggaagatgaaggtgaagaaacagagagagactctcAGATCATCAGCAG GTGGTGTTTCACATATCCCTGACATgaggattgtgctgctgggaAGAAGATATGATGggaagagttcatcaggaaacaccatcctgggcagacaggagtttggtactgcagggagaacagctgagtgtgtgaagagagaaggagaaacagcaggCAGACACATCACTGTAGTGGAGGCACCAGGATGGTGGAAGAATCTCACTGTAGAGCAAACTCCTGAACGTGATAAAGGAGAGATTGtcctcagtgtgtctctgtgtcctccaggaccccatgcTCTACTCCTGGTCATTAGTGTGAGTGAGTCATtcacagagacaaacagaagAGCAGTACAGGAACACATGGAGCTTTTGGGTGAGCGACTCTGGAGTCACACTATTCTGCTGTTCATTGCATATGGGGACTGGCTGGGAGACACAagcattgagcagcacattgagagtggaggagaggctctgcagtgggttgtagagaaatgtgggaacaggtaccATGTTGTAGACAATAAGAAGAGTGATGGTGGTcaggtgacagagctgctggaCAAGATAGAAGAGACGGTGGCAGGAAACAGAGGCCATCATGTAGACTTTGATGCAAATATCATAAATGGATTGATtaagaggaagaaggaagaaaagagaagagcagatgagaggaagatgaaggtgaagaagcagagagagactcTCAGATCATCAGCAG GTGGTGTTCCACATATCACTGACATGAGGATTGTGCTGCTAGGACACAGAGATGCTGGAaagagttcatcaggaaacaccatcctgggcagacaggagtttggtactgcagggagaacagctgagtgtgtgaagagagaaggagaaacagcaggCAGACACATCACTGTAGTGGAGGCACCAGGATGGTGGAAGAATCTCACTGTAGAGCAAACTCCTGAACGTGATAAAGGAGAGATTGTCCTCAGGttgtctctgtgtcctccaggaccccatgcTCTACTCCTGGTCATTGATGTGAGCCTTGCAttcatagagacagacagaagagcagTGCAGGAACACATGGAGCTGCTGGGTGACAGAGTCTGGAGTCACACTATACTGCTGTTCACCTGTGGGGACTGGCTGGGAGTCACAagcattgagcagcacattgagagtggaggagaggctctgcagtggcttgtagagaaatgtgggaacaggtaccATGTTGTAGACAATAAGAAGAGTGATGGTggccaggtgacagagctgctggacaagatagaagagatggtggcaggaaGCAGTGGAGAAAGGAGCATGGATTTCCCTCTTACAT TTACAGATGGCCAGTCTGAAGACAGCTCAAGGACAGAGTCTGCGTATGCCTCCTCTACATCCCCTCCTGTATCTGAGCTCACAAGGCGCCTCGAGACACTCAGCACTGCATCCTCTACCAGATCTTCAGGGTACGGCACAGCTCAGAGAGAAAAGGCTGGATCTGCAGACAGCTCATCTTCAATGTCTCCTCACAGCAgagtgggaggaagagggggaatcaCACAGCCAAACCCTTCTTCAGAACTTACTAATGCAG ttgttctcaaccttttttga